A window of the Lolium perenne isolate Kyuss_39 chromosome 7, Kyuss_2.0, whole genome shotgun sequence genome harbors these coding sequences:
- the LOC127316136 gene encoding uncharacterized protein, whose translation MDLLEQPLEAVAFRLYSLPEVAAAGAAAWTCLAAVLAAAAAAGVWRLRSSTPADFTDDTKPLQLDTSKPPISSSEKKKISPEVPTTSAPATSPKERYTAYYQGSGRVGCCGAESDGEDEELDQQDYDGVYGPWGKQKDLFEWEVVRSMVPVVATATTDVIGRYRKPRALSGSVVRLWDQGAQLALTAAIPRRGIRAGTASSF comes from the coding sequence ATGGACCTCCTAGAGCAACCCCTCGAGGCCGTCGCGTTCCGCCTCTACTCCCTCCCCGAGGTCGCCGCCGCAGGCGCTGCGGCGTGGACCTGCCTCGccgccgtcctcgccgccgcggccgccgctgGCGTCTGGCGCCTGCGCTCGTCCACGCCGGCTGATTTCACCGACGACACGAAGCCCCTGCAGTTGGATACGTCCAAGCCGCCGATTTCATcatcggagaagaagaagatatcGCCAGAGGTGCCGACGACATCAGCGCCGGCGACCTCACCGAAGGAGAGGTACACGGCGTATTACCAAGGCAGCGGCCGCGTCGGATGCTGCGGCGCGGAGAGTGACGGCGAGGACGAGGAGCTGGATCAGCAAGACTACGATGGCGTGTACGGGCCGTGGGGGAAGCAGAAGGATCTGTTCGAGTGGGAGGTGGTGAGGTCTATGGTGCCTGTCGTGGCGACGGCGACCACTGACGTGATCGGGCGGTACCGGAAGCCCAGAGCGCTCAGCGGCAGCGTCGTGCGGCTGTGGGATCAAGGTGCTCAGCTGGCCTTAACGGCGGCGATACCCAGACGGGGGATTAGAGCAGGCACAGCTTCGAGCTTCTGA
- the LOC127317851 gene encoding uncharacterized protein isoform X1, with the protein MAFAASTACCKPSALLTPRASSSLRAQALLCRPSTSTTFRGVRAPASPFAVAPVPRRRAASTGIVCGKVSKGSVPPNFTLKDQDGKTVSLSKFKGKPVVLYFYPADETPGCTKQIIRAGASSPLGSPFLSKRHRFTTVQAHLSNPNTTPQQQPHAISLPSDEEGTEAAAPKKNLSNGGRTCELPTWALIGGITAGVTLALALSVDAGPAMALGPEGPLVEEFWDNMRRYGLYALTVSTGFAWALVQPIYELLRNPITAVLIIIVIAGGAVLTSQVINAMSGNSDFVYMYEQ; encoded by the exons ATGGCATTCGCCGCCTCCACAGCCTGCTGCAAGCCTTCTGCGCTGCTCACTCCTCGTGCCTCGTCGTCTCTCCGCGCTCAGGCACTCCTCTGCAGGCCCTCCACCTCGACCACCTTCCGGGGTGTCAGGGCGCCGGCGTCGCCATTCGCCGTCGCGCCGGTGCCGCGCCGCCGCGCGGCATCCACAGGCATCGTCTGCGGCAAG GTGAGCAAGGGCAGCGTGCCGCCCAACTTCACACTCAAGGACCAGGACGGCAAGACGGTGTCGCTCTCCAAGTTCAAGGGCAAGCCCGTCGTCCTCTACTTCTACCCAGCGGATGAGACGCCCGGCTGCACTAAACAG ATCATTCGCGCCGGAGCTAGCTCACCGCTTGGTTCTCCCTTCCTTTCCAAACGCCACCGCTTCACCACCGTCCAAGCTCACCTCTCCAACCCTAACACCACTCCCCAACAACAGCCCCACGCCATCAGCCTACCGTCTGACGAAGAAGGCACCGAAGCAGCAGCGCCGAAGAAGAACCTGTCCAACGGAGGCCGGACGTGCGAGCTGCCGACGTGGGCGCTGATCGGCGGCATCACGGCGGGAGTGACACTGGCCCTGGCGCTGTCGGTGGACGCGGGCCCGGCGATGGCTCTGGGTCCGGAGGGCCCCCTGGTGGAGGAGTTCTGGGACAACATGCGGCGGTACGGGCTGTACGCGCTGACGGTGAGCACGGGGTTCGCGTGGGCGCTGGTGCAGCCCATCTACGAGCTGCTGCGGAACCCCATCACGGCGGTGCTCATCATCATTGTCATCGCCGGCGGCGCCGTGCTCACGTCCCAGGTCATCAACGCCATGTCCGGCAACTCCGACTTCGTCTACATGTACGAGCAATAG
- the LOC139833302 gene encoding uncharacterized protein, translating to MGESSSMEKLMESMQRMMAQLLEQAQSRSSSSSDVLKSLEANPVRLTGPGNFFSWSRNAVLILESHGLEKFLKEDEKKPLEVAQEEWDQSQKRVMVWLLSSMDNAVREQVEGFQTAAEVWTSIEKQFSGKSNKMQVTRILHELRNIKQEQKTVTEYAGEIKKLFRDLEYFRPFKAHDPKDVPLLREWFEPILVQAFLEGLNEEFNLRSQLIQALPDWPTLDQTISSILEEETRLSNKITVPSINADTRAALSSLTQIQPSAGMRYDQANTIRSEYKKKTRFVCEHCNRPGHMRKDCFELVGYPPGWKRRPQNRPVRGSNTERRFNQSHLSAATDETQVAAGIQALEEFKAKMMTATTHNPEVASCSGDAQGAGIRKNTWDWE from the coding sequence ATGGGAGAATCTTCTAGTATGGAAAAATTGATGGAGAGTATGCAGCGCATGATGGCTCAATTGCTAGAGCAGGCACAGTCACGATCAAGTAGTAGCTCTGATGTTCTGAAAAGCTTGGAAGCTAATCCAGTAAGACTGACTGGTCCTGGTAATTTCTTTAGTTGGTCTCGTAATGCAGTGTTGATTTTGGAATCACATGGCTTGGAGAAATTTCTGAAGGAGGATGAAAAGAAGCCACTAGAAGTTGCACAAGAAGAATGGGACCAGAGTCAAAAACGGGTCATGGTGTGGCTGCTTAGTTCAATGGATAATGCTGTGAGGGAACAAGTTGAAGGCTTTCAGACCGCCGCTGAGGTTTGGACAAGCATTGAGAAGCAGTTTTCGGGGAAGTCAAACAAGATGCAGGTTACTAGAATACTTCATGAACTAAGGAACATCAAACAAGAACAGAAAACAGTGACTGAGTATGCCGGCGAAATTAAAAAGCTCTTCCGAGACTTGGAGTATTTTAGGCCATTCAAGGCACATGATCCCAAAGATGTACCACTCCTCCGAGAATGGTTTGAGCCAATATTGGTGCAAGCCTTTCTTGAAGGATTGAATGAGGAGTTCAACCTGCGATCTCAACTGATACAGGCATTACCTGACTGGCCCACTTTGGACCAAACCATATCAAGTATACTAGAGGAGGAAACTAGACTGTCAAACAAAATAACTGTTCCAAGTATAAATGCTGACACCAGAGCTGCACTCTCCTCTCTCACTCAAATTCAACCTAGTGCGGGAATGAGATATGACCAGGCAAATACCATCAGGTCAGAGTACAAGAAGAAGACCAGATTTGTGTGTGAACATTGTAATAGACCTGGCCATATGAGAAAGGACTGTTTTGAGCTGGTTGGGTATCCACCTGGATGGAAAAGGAGGCCCCAAAATAGACCAGTTAGGGGAAGTAATACTGAAAGGAGGTTCAATCAGAGTCATCTCAGTGCAGCTACTGATGAGACTCAGGTGGCTGCCGGAATCCAAGCACTGGAGGAGTTCAAGGCAAAAATGATGACAGCTACAACACATAACCCTGAAGTGGCATCTTGTTCTGGTGATGCTCAAG
- the LOC127317851 gene encoding peroxiredoxin Q, chloroplastic isoform X2, giving the protein MAFAASTACCKPSALLTPRASSSLRAQALLCRPSTSTTFRGVRAPASPFAVAPVPRRRAASTGIVCGKVSKGSVPPNFTLKDQDGKTVSLSKFKGKPVVLYFYPADETPGCTKQACAFRDSYEKYKKAGAEVIGISGDDAASHKAFAKKYRLPFTLLSDEGNKVRKEWGVPSDLFGTLPGRQTYVLDKKGVVQYIYNNQFQPEKHIGETLKIIENL; this is encoded by the exons ATGGCATTCGCCGCCTCCACAGCCTGCTGCAAGCCTTCTGCGCTGCTCACTCCTCGTGCCTCGTCGTCTCTCCGCGCTCAGGCACTCCTCTGCAGGCCCTCCACCTCGACCACCTTCCGGGGTGTCAGGGCGCCGGCGTCGCCATTCGCCGTCGCGCCGGTGCCGCGCCGCCGCGCGGCATCCACAGGCATCGTCTGCGGCAAG GTGAGCAAGGGCAGCGTGCCGCCCAACTTCACACTCAAGGACCAGGACGGCAAGACGGTGTCGCTCTCCAAGTTCAAGGGCAAGCCCGTCGTCCTCTACTTCTACCCAGCGGATGAGACGCCCGGCTGCACTAAACAG GCGTGCGCGTTCCGGGACTCGTACGAGAAGTACAAGAAGGCTGGCGCGGAGGTGATCGGGATCAGCGGCGACGACGCGGCGTCACACAAGGCGTTCGCCAAGAAGTACCGGCTGCCGTTCACGCTGCTGAGCGACGAGGGGAACAAGGTGCGCAAGGAGTGGGGGGTGCCGTCGGACCTGTTCGGGACGCTGCCGGGGCGGCAGACCTACGTGCTGGACAAGAAGGGCGTGGTGCAGTACATCTACAACAACCAGTTCCAGCCCGAGAAGCACATCGGGGAGACGCTCAAGATCATAGAGAACCTCTGA